The Kitasatospora paranensis genome has a window encoding:
- a CDS encoding F0F1 ATP synthase subunit epsilon, whose product MAELHVELVAADRKVWSGAATIVVARTASGDTGIMPGHTPVLSVLETGPVTIRTTDGGTVVAAVHGGFISFADNKLSILAEVAELADEIDVARAQRALDSAQSELDAHAERRAEVRLVAAGGLKAHA is encoded by the coding sequence TTGGCTGAGCTGCACGTCGAGCTGGTCGCAGCCGACCGCAAGGTGTGGTCCGGTGCGGCCACCATCGTTGTCGCCCGTACGGCCTCCGGTGACACCGGCATCATGCCCGGGCACACCCCGGTGCTGAGCGTGCTGGAGACCGGTCCGGTCACCATCCGCACCACCGACGGCGGCACCGTCGTCGCGGCGGTGCACGGTGGCTTCATCTCCTTCGCCGACAACAAGCTCTCCATCCTCGCCGAGGTGGCCGAGCTGGCGGACGAGATCGACGTCGCCCGCGCCCAGCGCGCGCTGGACAGCGCCCAGAGCGAGCTCGACGCGCACGCCGAGCGCCGCGCCGAGGTGCGGCTCGTGGCGGCGGGCGGACTCAAGGCCCACGCCTGA
- a CDS encoding cob(I)yrinic acid a,c-diamide adenosyltransferase: protein MVNLTRIYTRTGDDGTTALGDMSRTTKTDPRLIAYADTNEANAAIGVAIAAGALPADVSAVLTRIQNDLFDVGADLATPVVENPQYPPLRVEQGYIDRLESDCDHYLETLEKLRSFILPGGTPGAAYLHLACTVVRRAERATWAAIDQHGDTVNPLTAKYLNRLSDLLFILARAANAERGDVLWVPGENR from the coding sequence ATGGTGAACCTGACGCGTATCTACACCCGGACCGGCGACGACGGCACGACCGCGCTCGGCGACATGAGCCGGACGACCAAGACCGATCCGCGGCTGATCGCGTACGCCGACACCAACGAGGCCAACGCCGCCATCGGAGTGGCCATCGCCGCCGGCGCCCTGCCCGCCGACGTCTCCGCGGTGCTGACCCGGATCCAGAACGACCTCTTCGACGTCGGCGCCGACCTGGCCACGCCCGTCGTGGAGAACCCGCAGTACCCGCCGCTGCGGGTCGAGCAGGGCTACATCGACCGGCTCGAATCGGACTGCGACCACTACCTGGAGACCCTGGAGAAGCTGCGCAGCTTCATCCTCCCCGGCGGGACCCCGGGCGCCGCGTACCTGCACCTCGCGTGCACCGTCGTCCGGCGCGCCGAGCGGGCCACCTGGGCCGCGATCGACCAGCACGGCGACACCGTCAACCCGCTGACCGCGAAGTACCTCAACCGGCTCTCCGACCTGCTGTTCATCCTGGCCCGGGCGGCCAACGCGGAGCGCGGCGACGTGCTCTGGGTCCCCGGCGAGAACCGGTAG
- a CDS encoding 3-hydroxyacyl-CoA dehydrogenase family protein gives MSNAPTQRIAVIGAGLMGAGIAQVSAQAGHPVVLRDVTDAALQRGLDGIRASYEKFVGKGRMTAEDAEAALGRITTTTDLGAVADADIVVEAVFEQLDVKEGVFRELDKLAKDGAVLASNTSAIPITRIAAATSRPESVVGVHFFSPVPLMRLVELVRGYKTSDEALAVARAFAEGVGKEVVVVNRDVAGFITTRLITALVVEAAKLYESGVATAEDIDTACRLGFGHPMGPLQTADLTGVDILLHAARNIYAETQDEKFAAPEVMARMVTAGDLGRKSGRGFYPYEG, from the coding sequence ATGAGCAACGCACCCACCCAGCGGATCGCCGTCATCGGCGCGGGCCTGATGGGCGCCGGCATCGCCCAGGTCTCGGCGCAGGCCGGCCACCCGGTGGTGCTGCGCGACGTCACGGACGCCGCGCTGCAGCGCGGTCTGGACGGCATCCGCGCCTCCTACGAGAAGTTCGTCGGCAAGGGCCGGATGACCGCCGAGGACGCCGAGGCGGCGCTCGGCCGGATCACCACCACCACCGACCTCGGCGCGGTCGCCGACGCGGACATCGTGGTGGAGGCCGTCTTCGAGCAGCTGGACGTCAAGGAGGGCGTCTTCCGCGAGCTCGACAAGCTGGCCAAGGACGGCGCGGTGCTGGCCTCCAACACCTCCGCCATCCCGATCACCCGGATCGCCGCCGCGACCTCGCGTCCGGAGAGCGTGGTCGGCGTGCACTTCTTCTCGCCGGTGCCGCTGATGCGCCTGGTCGAGCTGGTGCGCGGCTACAAGACCAGCGACGAGGCACTGGCCGTCGCCCGGGCCTTCGCCGAGGGCGTCGGCAAGGAGGTCGTGGTGGTCAACCGCGACGTGGCCGGCTTCATCACCACGCGTCTGATCACCGCGCTGGTCGTCGAGGCGGCGAAGCTCTACGAGTCGGGCGTCGCCACCGCCGAGGACATCGACACCGCCTGCCGGCTCGGCTTCGGCCACCCGATGGGCCCGCTGCAGACCGCGGACCTCACCGGCGTCGACATCCTGCTGCACGCGGCCCGCAACATCTACGCCGAGACCCAGGACGAGAAGTTCGCCGCGCCGGAGGTCATGGCGCGGATGGTCACCGCCGGGGACCTCGGCCGCAAGAGCGGCCGCGGGTTCTACCCCTACGAGGGCTGA
- a CDS encoding STAS domain-containing protein, translated as MRITGDQTGLAIEGRLDVRSAADARALLHAAVDGGQGDLVLDLGRLEFWDATGLGVIMGTHRRAGRIGRRLVLRDVPAQLQRLLVATRLHRILAVEGTVPDAYGSTLPALGGLPAAPLALPSL; from the coding sequence GTGCGGATCACCGGCGACCAGACCGGTCTGGCCATCGAGGGCCGACTCGACGTGCGCAGCGCCGCCGACGCCCGGGCCCTGCTGCACGCCGCCGTCGACGGCGGCCAGGGGGATCTCGTGCTCGACCTCGGCCGCCTGGAGTTCTGGGACGCCACCGGCCTCGGCGTCATCATGGGCACCCACCGCCGGGCCGGCCGGATCGGCCGGCGGCTCGTCCTGCGCGATGTCCCGGCCCAGCTCCAGCGCCTCCTGGTGGCGACCCGGCTGCACCGCATCCTCGCCGTCGAGGGCACCGTCCCGGACGCGTACGGCTCCACACTGCCCGCTCTCGGCGGCCTCCCCGCCGCGCCGCTGGCCCTGCCTTCCCTCTAG
- a CDS encoding ATP-binding protein — translation MRPRTGEIVSGDLLLAVGGPDGSEARPCPDGWLPEPRRVHDRPQGRPELGPSPAVGPLAMGSAPSELPLLDREADIAHLVRRLAEGRSIRLVGQAGSGRSTLLAAVAEAAADIAPDGVVRLSGYHRTAADLLQGLFAATHQAPDYRPDPQNLKSLLAQVGAVVVIDDLDISDDELDDLLTTAPECAFVVTVPPGSGQLPLGIRMEEHPVAGLSRTACLSLTGRLAGRQLDESERAWAVDLWFESEGLPLRFVQAAALLRQRDLAVDTLVAAYEDRSHVFGLVQEIPDPEDPALLEGELRRTVPLPTVAESAAPAVRLAEGLSEPAQAVLRLALAFGGECPTAPHLPALIDVGLGESALRELVDAGLAVSVGGHHRLTTGVPELLAPRFDPGTVAYGAAEHFSWWVGHGSVTVEQIAAEAEVLIGALVADREADRPYAVLRLAMAAAPALALSMRWGAWERVLQLGLEAARAVGATPEEAWFHHELGVLAFCCRADSRALAELESAVALRAAFGDPRSGAAGRRMLDLLLSETRQLTAGSDGAPAGGRRPVIRAAIARVPRRFRGLRHGDARRTAMAASAAVLALGVLGTAVGLTVSGSDPAAGPKPSSGTSVDDAPLPDDTSSGDGASLSPSTTDAPSESASASPSADADPSGSSGASRRPTSAKPSTSAPGGGPTKSSPSPTGSKSPSTSPSASASSSPPTASPSASDSSSATP, via the coding sequence GTGCGCCCCCGCACCGGGGAGATCGTCTCGGGTGACCTGCTGCTGGCCGTCGGGGGACCGGACGGGTCCGAGGCACGCCCCTGCCCGGACGGCTGGCTGCCCGAGCCCCGCCGCGTCCACGACCGGCCCCAGGGCCGGCCGGAGCTCGGCCCCAGCCCTGCGGTCGGCCCGCTCGCGATGGGCAGCGCCCCGTCGGAGCTCCCGCTGCTCGACCGCGAGGCGGACATCGCCCACCTGGTGCGCCGTCTCGCCGAGGGCCGCTCGATCCGTCTGGTCGGCCAGGCCGGTTCGGGCCGCTCCACCCTGCTCGCCGCCGTGGCCGAGGCCGCCGCGGACATCGCCCCCGACGGCGTCGTCCGGCTCAGCGGCTACCACCGGACGGCCGCCGACCTCCTCCAGGGCCTGTTCGCCGCGACCCACCAGGCCCCCGACTACCGGCCCGACCCGCAGAACCTGAAGTCCCTGCTCGCCCAGGTCGGCGCCGTGGTCGTGATCGACGACCTCGACATCTCCGACGACGAGCTGGACGACCTGCTCACCACCGCGCCCGAGTGCGCCTTCGTGGTGACCGTGCCGCCGGGCAGCGGCCAGCTCCCGCTCGGGATCCGGATGGAGGAGCACCCGGTCGCGGGCCTGTCCCGCACCGCCTGCCTCTCCCTCACCGGGCGTCTGGCGGGCCGTCAGCTGGACGAGTCCGAGCGGGCCTGGGCCGTCGACCTCTGGTTCGAGTCCGAGGGCCTGCCGCTGCGCTTCGTGCAGGCGGCGGCCCTGCTGCGCCAACGCGACCTGGCGGTCGACACCCTGGTCGCCGCGTACGAGGACCGCAGCCACGTCTTCGGCCTCGTCCAGGAGATACCCGACCCCGAGGACCCGGCCCTGCTGGAGGGTGAACTCCGGCGCACCGTACCGCTGCCGACCGTCGCCGAGAGCGCGGCGCCCGCCGTCCGGCTGGCGGAGGGCCTGAGCGAGCCCGCGCAGGCCGTCCTGCGGCTGGCCCTCGCGTTCGGCGGCGAGTGCCCCACCGCACCGCACCTGCCGGCCCTGATCGACGTCGGCCTCGGCGAGAGCGCGCTGCGCGAACTGGTCGACGCCGGGCTCGCGGTCTCCGTCGGCGGCCACCACCGGCTGACCACCGGCGTCCCCGAGCTGCTCGCCCCGCGCTTCGACCCCGGCACCGTCGCGTACGGCGCCGCCGAGCACTTCTCCTGGTGGGTCGGGCACGGCTCGGTGACGGTCGAGCAGATCGCCGCCGAGGCGGAGGTGCTGATCGGCGCCCTCGTCGCGGACCGCGAGGCGGACCGTCCCTACGCCGTGCTGCGCCTCGCCATGGCGGCGGCGCCCGCGCTGGCCCTGTCGATGCGGTGGGGTGCCTGGGAGCGTGTCCTGCAGCTCGGGCTGGAGGCCGCCCGCGCCGTGGGCGCCACCCCGGAGGAGGCCTGGTTCCACCACGAGCTGGGTGTGCTGGCGTTCTGCTGCCGAGCCGACTCGCGGGCGCTGGCGGAGCTGGAGTCGGCGGTCGCGCTGCGGGCCGCGTTCGGCGACCCGAGGTCGGGCGCCGCGGGCCGGCGGATGCTGGACCTGCTGCTGTCGGAGACCCGGCAGCTCACCGCCGGATCGGACGGTGCGCCCGCGGGCGGCCGCCGCCCGGTCATCCGGGCGGCCATCGCCCGGGTGCCGCGGCGCTTCCGCGGCCTGCGGCACGGCGATGCCCGGCGGACGGCGATGGCGGCCTCGGCCGCCGTGCTGGCGCTCGGCGTGCTGGGCACCGCGGTCGGTCTGACGGTCTCCGGCTCGGATCCGGCGGCCGGCCCCAAGCCGAGCTCGGGCACCTCGGTCGACGACGCCCCGCTGCCGGACGACACCTCGTCGGGCGACGGCGCCTCGCTGTCGCCGTCGACGACCGACGCGCCGTCCGAGTCCGCGAGCGCGAGCCCGTCGGCCGACGCCGACCCCAGCGGGAGCAGCGGCGCGAGCCGTCGGCCCACCTCGGCGAAGCCGAGCACCTCCGCCCCGGGCGGAGGGCCGACCAAGTCCTCACCCTCGCCGACCGGCAGCAAATCCCCGTCGACGTCGCCGTCGGCGAGCGCTTCGAGCAGCCCGCCGACTGCTTCTCCCTCGGCGTCCGACTCCAGCAGTGCGACGCCCTAG